One Corynebacterium uterequi DNA segment encodes these proteins:
- a CDS encoding arginine repressor, with amino-acid sequence MATTVTRAARQGTITEILHHERISSQAELLDRLRDAGIAVTQATLSRDLDELGARKVRPGDGPPFYTLSPEEAAMAALGVRERLRRHLDELVVAVDSSYNTAVVRTPPGAAQFLASHIDRAGLEEVVGCIAGDDTIFLLAREPMSGHDLAVSLAPKGTTPRLRGSSE; translated from the coding sequence ATGGCCACCACCGTCACCAGAGCAGCCCGTCAGGGCACGATCACCGAGATCCTCCACCACGAGCGCATATCCTCCCAAGCGGAGTTGCTCGACCGCCTGCGCGACGCCGGCATCGCCGTCACCCAAGCCACGCTGTCTCGTGACCTCGACGAGTTGGGCGCCCGGAAGGTCCGGCCCGGAGACGGGCCGCCTTTCTACACTCTCAGCCCGGAGGAAGCCGCGATGGCCGCATTGGGTGTCCGTGAGCGGCTGCGCCGTCACCTCGACGAGCTCGTCGTCGCCGTCGACAGTTCCTATAACACTGCCGTGGTGCGCACTCCACCGGGGGCGGCCCAGTTCTTGGCAAGCCACATTGACCGCGCCGGGCTTGAAGAAGTCGTCGGCTGCATCGCCGGCGATGACACCATCTTCCTGCTGGCGCGGGAGCCGATGTCGGGGCATGACCTGGCCGTTTCCCTGGCCCCGAAGGGAACGACCCCGCGGCTACGGGGCAGTAGCGAATAA
- the argB gene encoding acetylglutamate kinase, giving the protein MRAHVLAEALPWLQHFRDKIVVVKYGGNAMVDEKLKAAFAADMVFLRTVGAKPVVVHGGGPQISSMLKRLGIDGEFQGGFRVTTPEVMDVVRMVLLGQVGRELVNLMNTYGPYAVGCSGEDANLFQARKRYVEVGGTPTDIGLVGDIVGVNPESIESLIAAGRVPVICGIAPDEDGQVYNINADTAAAAIATGLGAERLVMLTNIEGLYTDWPNRDSLVSKIEASELAKLVPGLDSGMIPKMEACLSAVNSGVKAAHVIDGRIPHSVLLELLTMGGIGTMVLPDHYDRANYPLGTVFRKDDED; this is encoded by the coding sequence ATGCGGGCCCACGTCCTCGCTGAGGCGCTGCCCTGGCTGCAGCACTTCCGAGACAAGATTGTCGTGGTGAAATATGGCGGAAACGCCATGGTCGACGAGAAGCTCAAGGCGGCTTTCGCTGCCGATATGGTGTTCCTGCGTACCGTCGGCGCGAAACCGGTGGTGGTCCACGGCGGGGGCCCGCAGATCAGCTCCATGCTCAAGCGGTTGGGGATCGACGGCGAGTTCCAAGGCGGCTTCCGCGTCACCACGCCGGAGGTTATGGACGTCGTGCGCATGGTGTTGCTGGGGCAGGTCGGCCGCGAGTTGGTCAACCTCATGAATACCTACGGGCCCTATGCCGTCGGTTGCTCTGGAGAGGACGCCAATCTCTTTCAGGCGCGCAAACGCTACGTTGAGGTGGGCGGGACACCGACGGACATCGGCCTGGTCGGCGACATCGTCGGCGTGAACCCGGAGAGCATCGAATCCCTCATAGCTGCCGGCCGGGTGCCCGTCATCTGCGGTATCGCACCGGATGAGGACGGCCAAGTCTATAACATCAACGCCGACACGGCGGCCGCCGCTATCGCTACCGGACTGGGCGCTGAACGCTTGGTCATGCTCACCAACATCGAAGGCCTGTACACCGATTGGCCGAACCGCGACTCTCTGGTGTCCAAAATCGAGGCCTCTGAGCTGGCCAAGCTCGTTCCGGGACTGGACTCCGGCATGATCCCCAAGATGGAAGCATGCCTGTCGGCGGTTAACTCCGGCGTCAAGGCGGCCCACGTTATCGATGGGCGCATACCGCATTCCGTGCTGCTGGAGCTGTTGACGATGGGCGGCATCGGCACCATGGTGCTGCCAGACCACTATGACCGCGCGAACTACCCGCTCGGCACCGTGTTCAGGAAGGACGACGAAGACTAA
- a CDS encoding acetylornithine transaminase produces the protein MNPAPTAHAQWPEVMMNTYGHPRLSIVDASGSTLIGSDGATYLDLLAGIAVNSLGYGHPAIVEAVTQQVSSFAHVSNLFVSAPAVAVAAQLKERLGAGESTRVFFGNSGAEANEAAFKLARLTGRRRILAAEHGFHGRTMGALALTGQPAKRAAFEPMPAGVEFFPYGDIDSLHALVAEAAEDVAAIILEPIQGETGVIPAPAGFLADVRRLCDANGILMIVDEVQTGVGRTGTFFAHQAEPGVIPDVVTMAKGLGGGLPIGACVATGRAASLFTPGSHGTTFGGNPVACAAATAVLSVVDEQFCSDVATKGRRWAQQLREIDGVTDVRGRGLMLGLVLDTPCAKQAVHAGLDHGVILNAPADNVLRLTPPLVITAAELDEATARIAATLHDVRPLNA, from the coding sequence ATGAACCCCGCACCCACCGCGCACGCCCAGTGGCCGGAGGTCATGATGAACACCTACGGGCACCCGCGGCTGAGCATCGTCGACGCGTCTGGATCGACGCTCATCGGTAGCGACGGCGCTACCTACCTCGATCTCCTGGCAGGTATTGCCGTCAACAGCCTCGGGTATGGTCACCCGGCCATCGTCGAGGCGGTCACCCAGCAGGTGTCCTCCTTCGCGCACGTGTCGAACCTCTTCGTCTCCGCACCGGCGGTCGCCGTGGCGGCCCAACTCAAGGAGCGCCTCGGCGCCGGGGAAAGCACCCGTGTCTTCTTTGGCAATTCCGGAGCCGAGGCCAACGAGGCCGCGTTCAAGCTTGCCCGCTTGACTGGCCGGCGGCGGATCCTCGCTGCGGAGCATGGCTTCCACGGCCGCACGATGGGCGCCCTAGCGCTGACTGGCCAACCCGCCAAGCGGGCGGCCTTCGAACCGATGCCCGCTGGAGTGGAGTTCTTTCCTTATGGAGACATCGACTCCCTGCACGCCCTGGTCGCCGAAGCGGCCGAGGACGTCGCCGCGATCATCCTCGAACCCATCCAGGGCGAAACCGGCGTCATCCCGGCCCCGGCCGGGTTCCTGGCCGACGTTCGCCGCCTGTGCGACGCGAACGGCATCCTCATGATCGTCGACGAAGTGCAAACCGGCGTGGGACGCACCGGCACGTTCTTCGCCCACCAGGCAGAACCCGGCGTCATCCCAGACGTTGTCACCATGGCCAAGGGGCTCGGCGGTGGTCTGCCCATCGGTGCCTGCGTGGCCACCGGTCGGGCAGCGTCACTCTTTACTCCCGGCTCCCACGGCACCACCTTTGGCGGCAACCCGGTCGCCTGCGCCGCCGCGACGGCGGTGCTCAGCGTCGTCGACGAGCAGTTCTGCTCCGACGTCGCTACCAAGGGGCGCCGATGGGCGCAGCAGCTACGCGAGATCGACGGCGTGACCGACGTCCGCGGACGCGGCCTCATGCTCGGCCTCGTTCTGGATACCCCGTGCGCGAAGCAGGCCGTACACGCAGGCTTGGACCACGGCGTCATCCTCAACGCACCGGCAGACAACGTCCTCAGGCTCACCCCGCCGTTGGTTATCACCGCCGCTGAGCTCGACGAGGCGACCGCCAGAATCGCCGCCACCCTGCACGACGTTCGTCCCCTAAACGCCTAG
- the argC gene encoding N-acetyl-gamma-glutamyl-phosphate reductase, giving the protein MTISVAIAGATGYAGGEILRLLLGHPKFLSGELSIGALTGASNAGSRVGDLMPHLPQLADRIIEDTNVDTLSGHDVVFLGLPHGHSAAIGRALGEDTVVIDCAADFRLRDAAEWESYYGLPHPGSWPYGIPEMPGHREQLSGARRIAVPGCFPTGATLALLPAVAAGLIEPDVAITSVTGVSGAGKKASVAMLGAETMGSLKAYNTAGRHRHTPEIEQNLGEVSTVPVTVSFTPVLAPLPRGILTTATARVARAVTQEEVSEVYEAFYRDEPFVAVLAPGQQPQTQNVVGSNMCHVQAEVDVRSHRLLATSAIDNLTKGTGGAAVQCMNLALGWPETSGLARAGVTP; this is encoded by the coding sequence ATGACCATCTCAGTAGCCATCGCGGGTGCCACCGGATATGCAGGCGGAGAAATCCTTCGCCTGCTGCTCGGGCACCCGAAGTTTCTGTCGGGGGAATTGTCGATCGGGGCATTGACGGGGGCGTCGAACGCCGGTAGTCGAGTGGGTGATCTCATGCCACACCTGCCGCAGCTGGCCGATCGGATTATCGAGGACACTAACGTCGACACTCTGAGTGGGCACGACGTCGTGTTCCTCGGGCTTCCCCACGGGCACTCCGCGGCTATCGGCCGAGCGCTCGGCGAGGACACCGTGGTCATCGACTGTGCCGCTGATTTTCGGCTGCGCGACGCCGCCGAGTGGGAAAGCTACTACGGGTTGCCGCACCCGGGGAGCTGGCCTTACGGAATTCCGGAGATGCCGGGACATCGTGAGCAACTGAGCGGGGCGCGTCGGATTGCGGTGCCGGGATGTTTCCCGACGGGCGCCACCCTGGCATTGCTACCCGCCGTGGCAGCCGGGCTCATTGAGCCGGACGTGGCGATCACGTCCGTCACCGGGGTGTCGGGAGCAGGGAAGAAGGCATCGGTGGCAATGCTGGGGGCGGAGACGATGGGCAGTCTCAAGGCCTATAACACTGCTGGGCGGCACCGGCATACCCCGGAGATTGAGCAGAACCTCGGCGAGGTGTCTACCGTGCCCGTAACGGTGAGCTTCACCCCGGTTTTGGCGCCGTTGCCACGAGGGATCCTCACCACTGCCACCGCCCGTGTGGCTCGTGCGGTGACTCAGGAAGAGGTATCCGAGGTATATGAAGCCTTCTACCGAGACGAGCCCTTCGTTGCGGTGCTGGCGCCGGGGCAGCAGCCCCAGACACAGAACGTGGTGGGTAGCAACATGTGTCACGTGCAGGCGGAGGTCGACGTCCGCTCCCACCGTCTGCTGGCCACCTCGGCCATTGACAACCTCACCAAGGGCACCGGCGGCGCTGCCGTGCAGTGCATGAACCTGGCTCTTGGCTGGCCGGAGACGAGCGGTCTAGCGCGGGCGGGTGTGACTCCTTAA
- a CDS encoding argininosuccinate synthase has protein sequence MTARVVLAYSGGLDTTVAISYLAKMTGGEVVAVSLDLGQGGEDMESVRQRALDAGAVESVVVDAREEFANDYCVPTIKANGLYMGQYPLVSAISRPLITKHLVQAAKDHGGTHVSHGCTGKGNDQVRFEVSFMSLAPELEIIAPARDYAWTRDKAIAFAEENNIPIEQSKSSPFSIDQNVFGRAVETGFLEDLWNPPTKDLYAYTEDPALGNAPDEIIISFEAGVPVAIDGRKVTPLEAIEELNRRAGAQGIGRLDMVEDRLVGIKSREVYEAPGAVALITAHKALEDVTLEREQARYKRLIDARWSEEVYDGLWYGPLKRSLDAFIEDTQAHVTGDIRMVLHAGKAVVNGRRSEQSLYDFNLATYDTGDTFDQTLAKGFVQLHGLSSKIANRRDRQFGES, from the coding sequence ATGACTGCACGCGTCGTGCTTGCCTACTCGGGTGGGCTGGACACCACCGTTGCCATCTCGTACTTGGCGAAGATGACCGGCGGTGAAGTCGTTGCCGTGTCCCTGGACCTGGGGCAGGGCGGAGAGGACATGGAGTCTGTCCGCCAGCGCGCCCTCGACGCCGGCGCAGTGGAATCCGTCGTTGTCGACGCCCGCGAGGAATTCGCCAACGACTACTGCGTGCCCACCATCAAGGCCAACGGCCTGTACATGGGGCAGTACCCGCTGGTCTCCGCGATTTCCCGCCCGCTGATCACCAAGCACCTCGTTCAGGCTGCGAAGGACCACGGCGGAACCCACGTCTCCCACGGATGCACCGGCAAGGGCAATGACCAGGTCCGCTTCGAGGTGTCCTTCATGAGCCTCGCGCCCGAGCTGGAAATCATCGCCCCGGCGCGCGACTACGCCTGGACCCGCGACAAGGCCATTGCCTTCGCTGAGGAAAACAACATCCCGATCGAGCAGTCGAAGTCCTCGCCGTTCTCCATCGACCAGAACGTGTTCGGCCGCGCGGTGGAAACCGGCTTCCTGGAGGACCTGTGGAACCCGCCGACCAAGGACCTCTACGCATACACCGAGGACCCGGCCCTGGGCAACGCCCCGGACGAGATCATCATCTCCTTCGAAGCCGGCGTCCCGGTGGCCATCGACGGCCGCAAGGTGACCCCGCTGGAAGCCATCGAGGAGCTCAACCGCCGCGCTGGCGCCCAGGGCATCGGCCGGCTGGACATGGTGGAGGACCGCCTGGTGGGCATCAAGTCCCGTGAGGTCTACGAGGCGCCGGGCGCCGTCGCCCTCATCACCGCCCACAAGGCCCTCGAAGACGTCACCCTGGAGCGTGAGCAGGCCCGTTACAAGCGGCTCATTGACGCTCGCTGGTCCGAGGAGGTCTACGACGGCCTGTGGTACGGCCCGCTCAAGCGCTCCCTGGACGCGTTCATCGAGGACACTCAGGCTCACGTCACCGGCGATATTCGGATGGTGCTGCACGCCGGCAAGGCCGTCGTCAACGGCCGCCGCTCCGAGCAGTCCCTCTACGACTTCAACCTGGCTACCTACGACACCGGCGACACCTTCGACCAGACCCTGGCCAAGGGCTTCGTCCAGCTCCACGGTCTGTCCTCCAAGATCGCTAACCGCCGCGACCGCCAGTTCGGCGAATCCTAA
- the argJ gene encoding bifunctional glutamate N-acetyltransferase/amino-acid acetyltransferase ArgJ, producing MSITAPQGFIAAAGAAGIKPSGKSDLALVVNTGPHHHAAATFTRNKIVASPVKLTRRHIADGSLSAVLYNSGNANACNGAQGDHDAAESATLVAAELGCEVSDVAVCSTGLIGEPLPMDKLRAAIPGVAGGLGPHGAAAAEAILTTDTVAKEVLVDGDGFLLGGMGKGVGMMAPSLATMLVCLTTDAVASPHALNQALLKAVGVTFNTLDIDGSTSTNDTVIILASGASGVMPEQEELDRVVLAACENLAAQMQADAEGVTKRVTITVEGARTDADALNAARVLGRDNLFKCAMFGSDPNWGRVLAAIGMAEAELDPDGIDVYFNDEAVCLGSAGTPNARSVDLSGTDIAVRVNLGTGGAGTAVVRTTDLSHAYVEINSAYSS from the coding sequence GTGTCCATCACTGCCCCGCAAGGCTTCATTGCCGCCGCCGGCGCCGCCGGCATTAAGCCGTCCGGAAAGTCGGACCTCGCCCTCGTAGTGAACACTGGCCCGCACCACCACGCCGCAGCCACGTTCACCCGTAACAAGATTGTGGCCTCCCCGGTGAAGCTGACCCGCCGCCACATCGCCGACGGTTCCCTTAGCGCGGTCCTGTACAACTCCGGCAACGCCAACGCCTGCAATGGCGCTCAGGGCGACCATGACGCCGCCGAATCCGCTACCCTCGTCGCCGCTGAGCTTGGGTGTGAGGTTTCGGACGTGGCAGTGTGCTCTACCGGGCTCATCGGGGAACCGCTACCGATGGATAAGCTCCGCGCAGCCATCCCCGGGGTTGCCGGCGGGCTTGGCCCCCATGGCGCGGCCGCCGCCGAAGCGATCCTCACCACCGACACCGTGGCCAAGGAGGTCCTCGTCGACGGCGACGGCTTCCTCCTCGGCGGGATGGGCAAGGGTGTGGGAATGATGGCGCCGTCGCTGGCGACCATGCTTGTGTGCCTCACCACGGATGCTGTCGCCAGCCCCCACGCCCTAAACCAGGCCCTCCTCAAGGCCGTGGGGGTAACCTTCAACACCCTCGACATCGACGGATCGACCTCGACGAACGACACGGTGATCATCCTTGCCAGCGGCGCCTCCGGGGTTATGCCCGAGCAGGAGGAATTAGACCGCGTGGTCCTCGCCGCGTGCGAGAACCTGGCTGCGCAGATGCAGGCGGATGCCGAAGGCGTCACCAAGCGAGTCACCATCACCGTGGAGGGCGCCCGCACCGACGCTGACGCCCTGAATGCCGCGAGAGTTTTGGGGCGCGACAACCTTTTCAAGTGCGCCATGTTCGGTTCCGATCCCAACTGGGGCCGCGTTCTGGCCGCCATCGGCATGGCCGAGGCTGAGTTGGACCCGGATGGCATCGACGTCTACTTCAATGACGAGGCGGTCTGCCTCGGCTCGGCCGGCACCCCCAACGCCCGCTCGGTCGATCTCTCCGGCACCGATATCGCCGTGCGCGTGAACCTCGGTACCGGTGGCGCCGGCACCGCCGTGGTGCGCACGACCGACCTTTCCCACGCCTACGTCGAGATCAACTCCGCCTACTCCAGCTAG
- the pheT gene encoding phenylalanine--tRNA ligase subunit beta — translation MYIAQNWLTGLLRGMDPAQAQWSVSAAELDAGFVRVGFETEGYAPIPSSTGDIVLGRVEHIEELTGFKKPIRYCQVNVGDANGTGELQGIICGARNFALGDTVVVALPGAELPGGFKIAARKTYDHISNGMMCSAAELGLATKQNSGIIILEETVGHPGEDAREILGLDDTVFDVNITPDRGYALSARGLSREIASAFDLVYRDVAEDPSLAGIDLTVVPEPTGDALAVEVKEETNARRFGIRKVTDIDPQAQSPFWLQRELMLLGSRPVNAATDVTNYIMFLLGTPMHAFDAGVISGGLTVRNAVSGESFETLDHVQRTLSDEDVVICDEAGIQSLAGVMGGTTSEISETTTDVYFEAAVWDPRAVARTCRRHKISSESSRRFERGVDAALVETALDYACALLVAIAGGTVEPVRSLVGDPTLADPIRLHVDHPAKLIGVPYDRDTVQRRLAEIGARVVEAGDGVVSVTPPTWRTDITMPEDLIEEIVRLEGLDQVPSVLPTPRGGTGLTARQRRTRAIGHALAYGGYAEILPTPFMASSVLDDWGLAADDSRRGVVSVRNPLDSDYAVLGTTLLPSMLEALARNVARGRTDVTLYGLQQVAFQRSERSPMPDVSQRPSDETVAQLIDTLPEQPLHVATVAAGEVDHTGPWGAGRAYTWADAVESARIVARAAGVELDVAAGDQLPWHPGRCAQLLVDGVVVGYAGELHPQILADAHLPERTCAMELNVDALPYDAVLPAPVLSAFPALHQDIALVVDEAVPAEEVRRVVAEAAGELVESVELFDVFRGEQLGEGKKSLALKLLFRAADRTLTDDEASERRLVAAEAVRERFGAEMRA, via the coding sequence ATGTACATTGCACAGAATTGGCTCACCGGGCTGCTTCGCGGCATGGATCCGGCGCAGGCGCAGTGGTCCGTCAGCGCTGCGGAGCTCGACGCCGGATTCGTTCGCGTTGGTTTCGAAACTGAAGGCTACGCACCGATCCCGAGTTCTACCGGAGATATCGTCCTGGGCCGAGTGGAGCACATCGAAGAGCTCACCGGCTTTAAGAAGCCGATCCGTTACTGCCAGGTCAACGTCGGCGATGCTAATGGGACGGGCGAGTTGCAGGGTATTATCTGCGGCGCGCGTAATTTCGCGCTCGGTGACACCGTCGTCGTCGCACTGCCGGGTGCTGAACTGCCAGGCGGATTCAAGATCGCGGCCCGGAAGACCTACGACCACATCTCCAACGGCATGATGTGTTCGGCGGCGGAGCTGGGGCTGGCTACCAAGCAGAACTCGGGCATCATCATCCTGGAAGAGACGGTCGGGCATCCCGGCGAGGACGCTCGTGAGATCCTTGGGCTGGATGACACTGTCTTTGACGTCAACATCACCCCGGATCGTGGCTATGCGCTGTCTGCCCGTGGCCTGTCCCGCGAGATCGCTAGCGCGTTTGATCTCGTTTACCGCGATGTCGCTGAGGATCCTTCGCTCGCTGGGATTGACCTCACCGTCGTGCCTGAGCCGACGGGCGACGCCCTCGCCGTCGAGGTCAAGGAGGAGACGAATGCCCGCCGCTTTGGCATACGCAAGGTCACTGACATTGACCCGCAGGCACAGTCGCCTTTCTGGCTCCAGCGTGAGCTCATGTTGCTCGGCTCCCGCCCGGTTAATGCAGCTACCGACGTCACCAACTACATCATGTTCCTGCTGGGCACGCCGATGCACGCTTTCGACGCCGGCGTTATCTCCGGCGGGCTAACCGTGCGTAATGCCGTGTCCGGAGAGAGCTTCGAAACCCTCGATCATGTGCAGCGCACCCTCAGCGACGAGGACGTTGTCATCTGTGACGAGGCCGGTATTCAGTCCCTGGCTGGGGTTATGGGTGGCACCACGTCGGAGATCTCCGAGACCACCACGGACGTGTACTTCGAGGCCGCGGTGTGGGATCCGCGAGCGGTGGCGCGCACGTGCCGTCGCCATAAGATCAGCTCGGAGTCCTCGCGGCGCTTCGAGCGGGGCGTGGATGCTGCACTCGTGGAGACCGCCCTGGACTACGCGTGCGCGCTGCTCGTCGCCATCGCCGGCGGCACGGTAGAGCCGGTGCGCAGCCTCGTCGGCGATCCCACCCTGGCCGATCCGATTCGCCTGCACGTGGACCACCCGGCGAAGCTGATCGGGGTGCCCTACGACCGCGATACCGTCCAGCGCCGCCTGGCTGAAATTGGCGCCCGCGTCGTAGAAGCCGGCGACGGCGTGGTGTCTGTCACGCCCCCGACGTGGCGCACGGACATCACCATGCCGGAGGATCTCATCGAGGAAATCGTCCGGTTGGAGGGCCTTGACCAGGTTCCCAGTGTGCTTCCCACTCCGCGTGGCGGTACCGGGTTGACCGCACGGCAGCGTCGTACTCGGGCCATTGGTCACGCTCTGGCCTACGGCGGGTACGCAGAGATCCTGCCGACGCCGTTCATGGCGTCGTCAGTGCTCGATGATTGGGGCCTCGCCGCCGACGATTCTCGCCGCGGTGTCGTCTCCGTCCGTAACCCCTTGGACAGCGACTATGCGGTGCTGGGCACCACGTTGCTGCCGTCGATGCTGGAGGCGCTGGCCCGTAACGTCGCTCGTGGCCGGACAGATGTGACCCTCTACGGCCTCCAGCAGGTGGCCTTCCAGCGTTCCGAGCGTAGCCCGATGCCGGATGTGAGCCAGCGGCCGTCGGATGAGACGGTTGCTCAGCTCATCGACACATTGCCCGAGCAGCCTTTGCACGTGGCGACCGTGGCTGCCGGTGAGGTGGACCACACCGGGCCGTGGGGCGCTGGCCGCGCCTACACGTGGGCCGACGCGGTCGAGTCCGCCCGGATCGTCGCCCGCGCCGCTGGCGTAGAGCTCGACGTGGCGGCCGGCGACCAGCTGCCGTGGCACCCGGGCCGGTGTGCGCAGTTGCTCGTCGACGGCGTGGTGGTCGGTTACGCCGGCGAACTGCACCCGCAGATCCTCGCCGACGCTCACCTGCCGGAACGCACCTGCGCGATGGAGCTCAACGTCGATGCTCTGCCCTATGACGCGGTTCTTCCGGCGCCGGTGTTGTCGGCGTTCCCGGCCCTGCACCAGGACATTGCGCTGGTGGTGGACGAGGCCGTACCGGCCGAGGAGGTTCGCCGGGTAGTTGCCGAGGCCGCTGGGGAGCTTGTTGAGTCGGTCGAGCTCTTCGACGTCTTCCGCGGTGAGCAGCTGGGAGAGGGAAAGAAGTCCCTGGCCTTGAAGCTGCTCTTCCGGGCTGCTGACCGGACGCTGACGGACGATGAGGCTTCCGAACGTCGTCTGGTAGCTGCAGAGGCAGTGCGCGAACGCTTCGGCGCGGAGATGCGCGCCTAG
- the argF gene encoding ornithine carbamoyltransferase, translated as MTVINNVRHFLADDDLTPAEQAEVLTLAAELKKAPLSRRPLEGPQSVAVLFDKTSTRTRFSFEALIAHLGGHPIVVDSGSSQLGKGETIQDTGAVLSRYVKAIVWRTYAQRNLTDLAETATVPIINALTDDLHPCQILADLQTCVENLCPEQGPAGLVGRKAVYLGDGDNNMANSYMLGFATAGMDISIIAPAGFHPRAEFVERARARGALTGATVTVTADVAEVAGADVVITDTWVSMGQENDGKDRRTPFMPYQVTEEIMQRAGAQAIFLHCLPAYRGNEVTAEVIDGPASRVFDEAENRLHAQKALLVWLLANQPSS; from the coding sequence ATGACCGTCATCAACAACGTTCGCCACTTCTTGGCCGACGATGACCTCACCCCCGCTGAACAGGCAGAAGTGCTCACCCTCGCTGCCGAGCTTAAGAAGGCGCCACTGAGCCGTCGTCCTCTCGAAGGTCCGCAGTCCGTGGCCGTGCTCTTCGACAAGACGTCAACGCGCACTCGCTTCTCCTTCGAAGCTCTCATCGCCCATCTTGGCGGGCACCCCATCGTCGTCGACTCCGGCTCCTCACAGCTGGGCAAGGGTGAGACCATTCAGGACACCGGAGCGGTACTGTCGCGCTACGTCAAGGCCATCGTGTGGCGAACCTATGCCCAGCGCAATCTGACCGACCTGGCGGAGACGGCCACTGTCCCCATCATCAATGCGCTGACCGACGATTTGCACCCCTGCCAAATCCTCGCTGACCTGCAGACCTGCGTGGAAAACCTGTGCCCAGAACAGGGCCCGGCTGGCCTGGTGGGGCGCAAGGCCGTCTACCTCGGCGACGGCGATAACAACATGGCCAACTCTTACATGCTCGGCTTCGCCACTGCCGGGATGGATATCTCCATCATTGCCCCGGCTGGTTTCCACCCCCGCGCCGAGTTCGTCGAGCGAGCCCGGGCCCGTGGCGCCCTCACCGGCGCGACGGTGACCGTTACCGCCGACGTGGCCGAGGTCGCCGGCGCCGACGTCGTCATCACCGACACGTGGGTGTCCATGGGGCAGGAGAACGACGGCAAGGACCGCCGCACCCCGTTTATGCCTTACCAAGTCACCGAGGAGATCATGCAGCGCGCCGGCGCGCAGGCAATCTTCCTGCACTGCCTGCCGGCCTACCGGGGCAACGAGGTCACAGCGGAGGTTATTGACGGCCCGGCCTCCCGAGTGTTCGACGAGGCCGAAAACCGCCTGCACGCGCAGAAGGCCCTCCTGGTCTGGCTGCTGGCCAACCAGCCGTCGTCCTAG